Proteins encoded within one genomic window of Methanocalculus alkaliphilus:
- a CDS encoding RecQ family ATP-dependent DNA helicase encodes MSDETTTQKTLEAFFGLTSFRPNQEAIIADILSGRDVLAIMATGGGKSLCYQLPAVKLGGLSVVVSPLIALMKDQVDSLLDQGIEAALITSSQTYDQRKAVEAAIRNGNVRILYVSPERMALPPFQQLLREAGPKLFAIDEAHCISHWGHQFREDYRSLSLIRDTFPEVPIIALTATATEEVRDDIIRELRLRSPSRYIGSFDRENIRYTVREVATEKERFRRLVQFISNNHPGSGIVYCRSRKSVEETAENLRERGIPALPYHAGLSANERIRVQNAFLRGEIRVISATVAFGMGIDKPDVRFVAHYHPPKDIESFYQESGRAGRDGKPSESLLLYSRSDFIIAEKLITQEYHGRENYPVRLANLSRMAAWCSRDGCRRRSLLAHFGEKYPASRCGTCDGCDALKREKKAGKR; translated from the coding sequence ATGAGTGATGAGACGACAACCCAGAAGACCCTTGAAGCCTTCTTCGGCCTCACCTCCTTTCGTCCGAACCAGGAGGCGATCATCGCAGACATCCTCTCCGGCCGTGATGTCCTGGCGATCATGGCGACCGGCGGTGGTAAATCCCTCTGCTACCAGCTCCCTGCCGTAAAGCTCGGCGGACTCTCGGTCGTCGTCTCTCCGTTGATTGCCCTGATGAAGGATCAGGTGGACAGCCTGCTGGATCAGGGGATCGAGGCCGCCCTCATCACCTCCAGCCAGACCTATGACCAGAGGAAGGCGGTGGAGGCGGCTATCCGGAATGGAAACGTCAGGATCCTCTATGTCTCTCCCGAACGGATGGCGCTTCCCCCATTCCAGCAGCTTCTCAGAGAGGCCGGACCGAAACTCTTTGCCATCGACGAGGCGCATTGCATCTCCCACTGGGGTCACCAGTTTCGCGAAGACTACCGTTCACTCTCACTGATCCGGGATACCTTTCCGGAGGTTCCGATCATCGCCCTCACTGCGACCGCGACGGAGGAGGTGCGGGATGATATCATCAGGGAACTGAGGCTCCGTTCACCATCCCGGTATATCGGAAGTTTTGACCGGGAGAATATCAGGTATACCGTCAGGGAGGTGGCAACAGAGAAGGAGAGGTTCCGCCGTCTCGTCCAGTTCATCTCAAATAACCATCCCGGCTCCGGGATCGTCTATTGCCGCTCCCGGAAATCTGTCGAAGAGACTGCGGAAAACCTCAGGGAACGCGGGATTCCTGCTCTTCCCTACCATGCCGGACTCTCGGCAAATGAGCGGATCCGTGTACAGAATGCTTTCCTCAGAGGGGAGATCCGAGTCATCTCTGCCACCGTCGCCTTCGGGATGGGAATCGACAAGCCGGATGTCCGGTTCGTTGCCCATTACCATCCCCCAAAGGATATCGAATCATTTTATCAGGAGAGCGGAAGGGCAGGGAGGGATGGAAAGCCCTCCGAATCTCTTCTATTATACTCGCGAAGTGACTTCATTATCGCTGAAAAACTTATCACACAGGAGTATCATGGGAGAGAGAACTACCCGGTCCGGCTCGCCAACCTCTCCCGGATGGCTGCATGGTGCTCACGGGATGGCTGTCGGAGGCGTTCCCTGCTCGCCCATTTCGGTGAGAAGTACCCCGCATCCCGCTGTGGGACCTGCGACGGCTGTGATGCCCTGAAACGGGAGAAAAAAGCAGGGAAACGGTAG
- a CDS encoding TrpB-like pyridoxal phosphate-dependent enzyme, which translates to MQTKIYLDEESIPRTWYNIQADLPTPLDPPLHPATGKPVIPDDLAPIFPKELILQEMTQQREIPVPDEVREILKLWRPAPLYRAHRLEKYLKTPAKIYYKYEGVSPAGSHKPNTAIPQAYYNMKEGIERIATETGAGQWGSALAFATNIFDLECTIYMVRSSYAHKPYRKSMMHVWGAECIPSPSTKTAAGRAVLEKDPETTGSLGIAISEAVEDAATNANTHYALGSVLNHVCLHQTVIGLEAREQLATVDSYPDVVIGSVGGGSNFAGIAFPFAGDILTGKAKGTEIIGVEPAACPTMTKGLYEYDYGDVAGLTPMMKMYTLGHEFVPPSLHSGGLRYHGDSPIVSRLVHDGIVTPRAYFQNEVFAAAEIFARAEGIIVAPEAAHAVKGAIDVALECRKTGEEKTILFCNSGHGHFDMTAYDAYHAGEIIDYECPDDLIKESLSHLPKVR; encoded by the coding sequence ATGCAGACCAAAATATATCTTGATGAGGAGAGCATCCCCAGAACCTGGTATAATATCCAGGCTGATCTCCCGACCCCGCTTGATCCTCCGCTCCACCCGGCGACCGGCAAGCCTGTTATCCCTGATGATCTCGCCCCGATCTTTCCAAAGGAACTCATCCTCCAGGAGATGACCCAGCAGCGGGAAATCCCGGTCCCTGATGAGGTCCGGGAGATCCTCAAACTCTGGAGGCCCGCCCCGCTCTATCGTGCACATCGGCTTGAGAAGTACCTCAAGACCCCGGCGAAGATCTACTATAAGTACGAAGGGGTCAGCCCGGCAGGGAGCCATAAGCCAAATACCGCCATTCCCCAGGCATACTACAATATGAAGGAGGGGATTGAGCGGATCGCGACAGAGACCGGGGCCGGCCAGTGGGGGTCTGCTCTCGCCTTTGCAACGAACATCTTTGATCTGGAGTGCACCATCTACATGGTCAGATCCAGCTATGCCCACAAACCATACCGGAAATCCATGATGCATGTCTGGGGTGCAGAATGTATCCCGAGCCCGAGCACCAAAACCGCAGCGGGGCGGGCGGTCCTTGAAAAAGATCCCGAGACGACCGGGAGCCTGGGCATTGCCATCTCCGAAGCCGTCGAGGATGCCGCGACCAATGCAAACACCCATTACGCCCTTGGCTCGGTCTTAAACCATGTCTGCCTCCACCAGACGGTGATCGGCCTTGAGGCACGGGAGCAGCTTGCGACGGTTGATTCTTACCCGGATGTCGTCATCGGTAGTGTCGGCGGCGGATCGAACTTCGCAGGGATTGCGTTTCCATTTGCAGGAGATATCCTGACCGGGAAGGCGAAAGGGACGGAGATCATCGGCGTCGAGCCTGCCGCCTGCCCGACGATGACCAAAGGGCTGTACGAATATGATTATGGCGATGTTGCCGGCCTGACACCGATGATGAAGATGTACACCCTCGGCCATGAGTTCGTCCCGCCATCACTCCATTCCGGAGGGCTGCGGTACCATGGCGACTCCCCGATCGTCTCCCGCCTCGTCCATGACGGGATCGTCACTCCGAGGGCGTACTTCCAGAATGAGGTCTTCGCCGCAGCTGAGATCTTCGCCCGGGCCGAGGGGATCATCGTCGCACCCGAGGCTGCCCATGCGGTCAAAGGGGCGATTGATGTTGCGCTTGAATGCAGGAAGACCGGTGAAGAGAAGACGATCCTCTTCTGCAACTCCGGCCATGGCCACTTTGACATGACGGCATATGATGCCTACCATGCAGGCGAGATCATCGATTATGAATGCCCCGACGACCTGATCAAAGAGTCCCTCTCCCATCTCCCGAAGGTCCGGTGA
- a CDS encoding SdpI family protein has translation MRSIECITMETHRIATLILITGSLLTAVLIYSAAPEMIPTHWNLSGEPDAWSDQVFGLAIIPAIIIAAALLFGMLLRRYGSGDIRTRRSAGWFIFLVLGLLYAIQLYQALTILGHPVDPLLFFPVLFALLSLGISILLPRISSPNPVFGIRTPWTMKSPIVWERTHQAGARTFRIAAGLTLLGAFFPDHLFLFIIAPVLLATAWLVVVSYREYQRLEMIHE, from the coding sequence ATGCGATCAATAGAATGCATCACAATGGAGACGCATCGGATCGCCACACTCATACTCATCACCGGATCACTCCTTACTGCTGTACTCATCTACTCTGCTGCCCCGGAGATGATCCCGACACACTGGAATCTCTCGGGCGAGCCCGATGCATGGTCAGATCAAGTGTTTGGCCTTGCAATCATCCCCGCAATCATCATTGCTGCCGCCCTCCTCTTCGGAATGCTGCTCAGACGCTACGGCTCCGGAGATATACGGACACGGAGATCAGCGGGGTGGTTCATCTTCCTGGTGCTTGGTCTCCTGTATGCAATCCAGCTATACCAGGCCCTCACCATACTCGGCCATCCGGTTGATCCCCTTCTCTTCTTCCCGGTCCTCTTTGCTCTCCTCTCCCTTGGCATTTCGATCCTCCTCCCCCGGATCTCCAGCCCGAATCCTGTCTTTGGGATCAGAACACCCTGGACGATGAAGAGCCCAATCGTCTGGGAGAGGACGCATCAGGCGGGTGCACGGACCTTCCGGATCGCGGCCGGGCTGACACTTCTTGGTGCCTTCTTTCCCGATCACCTCTTCCTCTTCATCATCGCCCCGGTCCTTTTGGCCACGGCATGGCTCGTCGTCGTCAGCTACCGTGAATATCAGCGGCTGGAGATGATCCATGAGTGA
- a CDS encoding ATP-NAD kinase family protein gives MQRIGLVINPIAGLGGTVGLKGTDGLSEEALKRGAEPRSLLRAEETLSLLVNEPIEFLTASGPMGEDALRNAGISRYTVLYECNTTTTAKDTVAACRAYADAGAGLILFVGGDGTARDVLAAVGTSTPLLGIPAGVKMYSAVFATDPQAAAPLIRDIGSLPLRDAEVLDVDEEAYRSGRLSTRLYGIARIPYRSGFVQHAKETYGTQGDEERQRREIARFMAAVLSSGRPFILGAGSTTEAIAEEMGLPKTLLGIDAYAGGTRFAGDLDARSLLSFLEIHPDARLIISPIGSQGFILGRGTQVITPAAISRIGPENIIVVATPEKLRGTPLLHIDTGDRLCDAAFPETIRVICGYGLAERRTIARSGI, from the coding sequence ATGCAGAGGATCGGACTTGTCATCAATCCCATTGCCGGCCTTGGGGGGACCGTCGGGCTGAAGGGGACAGACGGCCTCTCTGAAGAGGCATTGAAGCGGGGGGCTGAGCCCCGCTCACTCCTTCGTGCGGAAGAGACCCTCTCCCTTCTTGTAAATGAACCGATAGAGTTTCTGACCGCATCAGGCCCGATGGGAGAGGATGCCCTCCGGAATGCCGGGATCTCCCGGTATACGGTCCTCTATGAATGCAATACCACAACGACTGCCAAGGATACCGTGGCGGCATGCAGGGCATACGCAGATGCGGGAGCCGGCCTGATCCTCTTCGTCGGTGGTGACGGCACCGCACGGGATGTCCTTGCCGCAGTCGGCACCAGCACCCCTCTCCTTGGTATCCCGGCCGGGGTCAAGATGTACTCCGCGGTCTTTGCAACCGATCCGCAGGCCGCCGCCCCCCTCATCCGGGATATCGGCTCGCTCCCGCTCCGCGATGCCGAGGTCCTTGATGTCGATGAGGAGGCGTACCGTTCCGGCCGGCTCAGCACCCGCCTCTATGGTATTGCCCGGATTCCCTACCGGAGCGGCTTTGTCCAGCATGCGAAAGAGACATATGGAACGCAGGGAGATGAAGAGCGGCAGAGGAGAGAGATCGCCCGTTTCATGGCAGCTGTCCTCTCGTCGGGCCGGCCCTTCATTCTTGGTGCGGGATCGACGACAGAAGCGATAGCAGAGGAGATGGGGCTCCCAAAGACCCTCCTGGGCATTGATGCCTATGCCGGCGGTACCCGCTTCGCAGGTGACCTTGACGCCCGTTCCCTCCTTTCATTCCTTGAGATCCACCCGGATGCACGCCTCATCATCAGCCCGATCGGATCCCAGGGGTTCATCCTCGGCCGTGGGACGCAGGTGATCACACCCGCAGCCATCTCCCGGATAGGACCGGAGAATATCATCGTCGTTGCCACACCGGAAAAACTCCGTGGGACACCTCTTCTCCATATTGATACCGGTGATCGTCTTTGTGATGCGGCCTTTCCTGAGACGATCCGCGTCATCTGCGGATATGGTCTCGCAGAACGAAGAACCATTGCCAGATCCGGCATATAA